From the genome of Amblyraja radiata isolate CabotCenter1 chromosome 31, sAmbRad1.1.pri, whole genome shotgun sequence:
CAGAGTTGTAGTGCGTCACCAACGCAGTCTGAGAGGCACCAGAGTGACAGCATGGACTCGGAACGTAGAATATACAGTCGATCGTCAGATCGTAGTGGTAGTTGCAGCTCGCTCTCACCCCCTCGATATGATAAAGTTGAGAAGACTGACAAAGTTCGACCAGAGCGTTATGATAAAAATGAAAAGGAGAAAGACCGAGTGTTTGAACCCGAAAGAGttgataaaaggacacaaaggaaAGAAAAGGTTGAGAAATTggaaaaagcaaaaaaaatcgACAAACCTGAAGTGGAAAAACCAGAGAAGAAGGAGAAAACTGAGAAGCTCAGACTACGCAAGGTGAAGCCTCCAACTCCAAGTTCCCCATCTTCTGAAACAGACCAAGAAATAGACAGAGATCCAAACCCTGATGGACAAAAGGGTAAAACAAAACAAGGGAAAGAAAAAGCAGAGAAAGACGGGGCTTCAAAAAATCGTTTAGATTTAATTCCCTGTGTGGTGTTAACTCGTGTAAAAGAGAGAGAGACGAAAGTGATTGAACCCCTGATTGTGGAGAAGTCGAGAGGAAAGCCAGAGAATGATGTGGTCAAATCTCCTCCTGCAGAACAACATAAAGTACAGCTAACACGACTTGATCAGACAAAGACAGAGCTGACCAAAGTGGAGCCCATTAGGCCAAAAATGTTAAAAGAGAAACTGCTTGCCAGCCAAATAGAAATCGTGGAGAAGGAAGTGAAAATCAAGCATAAAAAGAACCTCAAACCCGAACCGTGTGTTGATGCACCGAATGTAATGGATATTGACAAACTGGAAGCAAGGAAGAGGCGTTTTGCGGATCCAACGTTAAGAACAGACAGGCAGAAGTTAGAGGTTAAGAGAAGCAGTCAAGAGGAAGAGGAACTGCGTCAAGGTCTAAAAAAACAACCTGAGCTGGCTCCCTGGAGAGAAGTGGGTAAAGAAGGAGACGTTGACCGCAGACCCGTGCGCAAAGAATCGCTCAAACGAGAGCACAGAAAAATTAAGCAAGAAAAATTAATTCCAGCATTCAGCCCCAGGGAAGGGCAGGAGTCTGCCACTGTTTCGGTAGGGATTGGCTTGCGGCCTGGCGTGGATGTACAGTCTAGAATAAGTGAGCCATCTGAAGACTTGGTGGACGTTCAAGAAGTTGGAGTGAAGAAAGTGAACACACCAAAACCTCTGCTTAAGGGAGTTCTTCAGCAACTGCTCCCACACCTTGATGAGATATCGGGAGAAGGAGATATGAAAAGAGATGAACGGAAGAGAAAATATAGCGGCACTGAAGACGCAAATGATCACAAGTCCACCCATGAGAAATCGCAGACGGCTGAAGCGGAAGAGAAACTAGGGATTGATATTGATTACACTCAGAGTTACCGGAAACAAATGGAGCAGAACCGCAAACTGAAGCAGCAGCAGGAGATGGAGATGGCAAAATCAGAGAAATTCAACAGCCCCAGAAAAGATAATCCAGACGAATTTGACAGAAGAAGTTTGGTCCATGAAGTTGGGAAGCCACCTCAAGATGTCACAGACGACTCTCCTCCAGTTAAACGGAAAAAAACAGACCAATTTGATTTTGAGATTAGCATGAAAAGAGAGAGAAATTATAGGAGTTCTCGTCAACAAAGTGAGGATTCCGAAAAAACTGTCTTTTCCCCTGGATTTCGGCATATTCTGTCTTATCAGGATGAAGATGATAACTCAGACTCTCCACATCAGACATTGCCACATCAGACATTGCCACATCAGACATTGCCACCGAAAGAACCTAAAGTTTCTCCCAAGCCAGACTACACCATTCAAGTTCCTGTTAAAGAAGAATCTTTAAAGTGCAATTCTTATGAATCAAATAAGCGAGAACAAATTTTGGACTTGTCCAGAATTAAAATAGCATCTCAGAGCTCCGAGGAGGAGACAGCACGCTGGGAAACACGTTTGAAACTAGAGGCAAGTAGATCTGACGTTAGCTTTCCAAGTAGCGTCATAAAACGCGATGGAATTCGCAAGCGTTCTGTGCGTGAGCTCGAACCAGGAGAGGTACCGAGCGATTCTGATGAGGATAATGAACATAAATCTCATTCACCAAAAGCCTCAACTTCTTTTGAAAGTTCTAGGTTGCCTTTGTTTCTACGAAATAGGGAGGATGATAGGATATCAGACTTGAAGCTATCAAGTTCTCTGGAAAGAAACAAATTCTATTCCTTTGCTCTCGACAAGACCATTACCCCGGACACCAAGGCTTTACTAGAAAGGGCAAAGTCTCTGTCGTCATCCCGAGAAGAAAATTGGTCATTTCTGGATCGAGATTCCAGGTTTGCCAACTTTAGGAAAGATAAAGATAAGGAAAAGGTGGAATCGGCACCAAGGCCAATCCCCTCTTGGtacatgaaaaagaaaaaaattaGAACCGATTCTGATGGTAAAATGGATGAAAAGAAGGAAGAGCACAAGGAAGACGAGCAAGAGAGGCAGGAACTATTTGCTTCCCGTTTCCTGCACAGCTCCATTTTTGAGCAGGATTCAAAACGCCTACAGCACCTTGAAAGGAAAGAAGATGATTTGGATGTAATTTCTGGGAAATTCTTTGGAAGGCAAGGATCTGTGGATGGCTCCAATAGCAGCCTAGAACTGATACAAGAACCCGTAGTCTTGTTTCACAGTCGCTTCATTGAATTGACACGAATGCAAcagaaagaaaaggaaaaggaCCAGAAACCAAAGGAACTGGAGCGACGAGAAGTTGAAAAAGAAGTTCAGCCTAAAACACCAGATTCTGCCCCTGAATCAGAGGTGGTGAATACTATGCCGTTTTTTAGGGCTCTTATACCGCAACCACCCCCTGTTGTTCCCCAGCCAGTTCTCCTTGAGCAACGAGAAGCAACTCTGAATAAAGTAGTGCACGAAGCCTCCCTGGTGGAAAATGTAAACTCCAGCTCTGCAGCGGATGCCCTGAAATATGTTGTTAGTGTCAGCCCTTGTGAAGAAGCAGAACCGGCAGTAAACAAGCAATTAGATGCAAATGTTACTTCAAGTTTTGCGGCTACCGAGGAGGAAATATCGATTGGAGAACATCCCTCTTACTTGAATACTAAACCGCCAACTCCGGGAGGAGCTGACCCACAAAACTGCAGAAATCCAGAAACAGAAGTGTTAGAACTTGGTTCAGATTCCACCAAAACTAGCAAAAAAGAAGTGGCATCCGATGAACACAAAGGAGATAAAAATTCTTCCGTCACTGTCCAGTTAGATGTCAACCAGCAAGAAGAACACTTGGAGGTACAGCCACAGATTTCGGATAATGAAGCAGATACCGAACCGTCTGTAGGTATAAAAGAGAAAAGGTCTTCACAAACCAAAAGAACAAAGACTACACTTCAGGCAGTCACTGCAACCATCCCGGAAAAGCCTGTCACGAGGAAAAGTGAGAGGATAGACCGTGAAAAGCTAAAGAGGTCATCATCGCCCCGAGCTGACACTCAGAAACTTCAGGAGCAGAAATTGGAGATAGAAAGAGTCTCAAAAAACACAGCAAAATCTCCAAGTTCTGCCCCAGAGTCTGAAACTTTGGAGCCAAGTTTGCCTTTAGGCAGAACACGCCGTAGAAATGTGCGATCTGTTTATGCGACAATTGACGACGGCCCAAATCTAATGAAAGACTCGACCGACACGTCACGGTCAACCAGGAAACGAGGCGATAAAGAACTTCAGGAACcatcgaatgtacaaactccgcctcGGAGGGGGAGACCCCCAAAATCCCGCCGCCGACCAGGGGACGAGAATCCATGTTTTAAAGCTGAGCCGGTGAAACAAGAAGCTGAAGAAACGGAAACTAAAGACAGCATTGAAAACGCAAAACCAGTTGAAGGATGGAAGTCACCAAGATCACAGAAAGCCGCACAAAGTCATCCATTACCCCCTTCACCTGCTTTTAGCAGCCATGTTGGAAAGAAAGCCATTAAAACAGAATCAAGGACATCCGAGATTTGTGTTGACCATAGAGATGATGTTACAGAGACTTTGGCTGAGCAAGGTTCGAATAAGAATATAGTTAAACACTCACCAGAGGAACGGGAGGTGGCAGTCGACAAAAAAACAGTTGACAAAAATGACATTGCGTTGGAGAATTGTCCTTCAGATAAAAACCCTGGTGAAGTTGTAGAAAAGGGATGTTTGGAGAAAGGCTCCAAGTCAAAGTGTGGAAGAGGAAGGAACTCAAAGGACAATGAAGACAAAATATCTCTACGAAATTTGGAAATAAGACTCAGTACTGAGGAGCTAAATGTTGTTAAAAGTGATACAGAGACGACTGGGACTGTAAAGAAAGATGCCCAGAAAGATGACGATCAGTCGCCTAAGCTAATTAAAGAAGAAATCAAGAATCCATTCTCAGAACCACCAAAATCACCAGATAAAGACTCCCCTAGACGTTCGTGTTCGCCAGAAGCTGTACAGCGTGCTAAGCAGATGGAACTTGAGAGAGCAGTGGAGAACATTGCAAAATTAACAGAAATCCCAACTGTGCATCCTTACAAAGAAGCTACTAATGAACCGGACGTTAGACCAGAGGAAGAAGTAGAAAAGCCTGCTCATCAAGCAAGTGAAACTGAGCTCGCAgctgccattgactccatcatTGCAGATGAATCGGCAGAACCCGACAACTTCCCGTCTGCTCCAAGATATTCCGCTGACCAAACTGTGGCGGGCATCGCTGAAGATCCGACTGTAGTCCCTACACCCCCAGATGCAACACAGCCTGAAACTGATCAGGCGGCTGCAAATATACCGGAGTCAAATAACAATGTTGGCGCCTCGGGACGACTGTTGGCAAAAGCACCACCCACAAATCGTCCAGTATCAACAAACCCATCTTCAGATCGTGGTGTTTCTAAAGCCCCATCCTCAGGCCAGTCAGTTTCTAAATCTGCTGCATCAGCAGAGACTTTGACTCCAAAGGTTCCCCCCTCGATAGAAAGAAATGTTTCTGAAGTTCCCTCTTCAACGGATGTGATTTCTAAAGCTCCTACCTCCACAAACAGCGTTGTGACTAAAGTTCCTGCAGTAGTAGGTTCCACCTCAACAGAGAGTGTAATTTCTAAAGCTTCAGCTTCACAAGAAACCGTGATTTCTAAAGTTCCTGTCACAGAGGAACTTTTATCTAAAAGTACTGTTTTATCTAAAAGTACCATTACAGTAGAGAGTGTAATATCTAAAGCTCCTGTCTCTGTGGAGAGTGTGATTTCCAAAGCTCCTGCCTCAGTGGAGAGTGTGATTTCCAAAGCTCCCACCTCCGTTGAGAATGTGGTTTCTAAAACTCCCGTTGGAACAGTGAGTGTCGTTTCCCCAGCTCTGCCTTCAGATGGTTTGGCTTCTAAAAGTTCAGCTGTGGACAGTCAATCAGCAGTATCAGTCAGCTCAGTTTCCAGATCTGCTTTATTGACTACTTTGGCTGAGGCAAAAGATGCTGACGTGTGCCTCCAGCAACCTGAAAATATCTCCCAGAAAACGGAGAACCCTCCAAAACCAGAACCTGCCGAGGTCCACCGAACTCCAAGTCGCAGAGGGCGTTCAAAACCCAGGCTATCAAGGCGTAGCAGGCGAGGAAGTACGGGCAGGAAAGGGGAACTGGCAGACGGCAACATCTCTGAACCTGAGCCAGCGCCTGTTTCTGCTGACGTCAAGCAAAGCACGGTCACAGCAGAGACCAGTTTGGAAAAACCTACAAAAATACTGGTGGAAGCACTTTGCATCCCGAAGAGTGAGAGCGACACCCTGGCCAGACTAGAAGAGTGCAAACCCGATGAAATGAAAATCACCACGGCAAACAAGGAGTCTGTGACTGAGGCTATTTCACCTCAGGATCCACAGCATTGTTCATATAATGAAGATAACAAGAGTGCtacatattttaaattaaaacaacATAATGACCATACAGCCGAGGCTCAACCTAAGCCGAGCATGCCAAGAGTGGCCATTAATGCACTCCCCGCCACCACCACTGCAAAGATTTCAGTAACTCCAGCCCCTATTTTGGGAAGTGTACACGCTAGTTCTGGGGCTGTGCCAGATTGGATATCAAGGCATGAAGGACCCCGTTCTTGTTCCACGCCCCCTCCTGCAGCCCCTCCTCCAGATACCAAAGCCTCTGATCTGGACACAAACTCCAGCACCTTACGGAAAATTCTCATGGAGCCGAAATATGTGTCGGCCTCTGGAGTCCCGACGACGTTTGTTACCACGGCTATAAATGAACCCTTGACTTCGGTTCGGTCAGAAGAATCTTTCCCTTCAGCTGAATGCAACAAACTGGTCTTGGATGAGAAACCGGCACTTCCTCCAAGCACAACTGCAGGGCAACAATTGACAGAGGTACTGACCTTTAATGAGAAAGAAAAACATGTTGGTTCTTTGATCTCACCCAAAGTTACTTCTGTGATCAGCAGAATGCCGCCGAGTATAGATCATGAGGAAATGGCAAAGGTTTCAATGAATAGCCGAGGCCCAGTTAACCTTCCTTCTCAGTTACCCAGCCTCCCAAATATGACTCTGACCAAACAGAAATATAGATCGAGCTTGACTGAAAACAGCCGGTACAAACTCGGAACATACATTGCAGAAGAGTCTAGGCCGGTGGAAAATATCCCGTTAAATCAGGGCTCAAGTCCAGGGCTGAGAGTAAATACATCTGAAGGAGTTGTGGTACTGAGTTACTCAGGCCAGAAGACCGAAGGTCCTCAGCGAATAAGTGCTCCCATCAGCCAGATTCCACCTGCTAGTGCAGTGGACATAGAGTTTCAGCAATCAGTGTCCAAGTCACAAGCAAAACAGGAGGCAGTTTCCCAATCACAGGCTGTGACTAAAGTGTCGCAGACTCCATCCGGCTACAGCAATGTCATTGGCACTCATTCCTCAAGCATGCACACAGGGCATGGTGGCGCTCCGCTATATAACACATCACCTGTGATTTCCAGCATAAAACAGGAGCATCAGATCCTCGAAAAGTCTGAATCTTCCCTCCATTCTCAGCCAGCAGCAGTGAAGATTGTGTACAATCTAATGCCAAACATTATAACTGCGAACAAAAAAGGTGGAGAAGCAGTGGTTCCGAAGATCGAACCTGGCAAAGTAAGTCAGCAGTCGACACTGAGCCCGGGGATCAGCACTCACCATGCTGCTCTGCCATGTAAGATGCAGTCGGACACGAACCACATCAGTTCTGGGCGTGGAACCCCCACCGAACGGACTTTGTCTCTGCCACTTTCCATTAAACAGGaaccccactcccctcacacaTCAGTTCACTCCCCTTCCTCCTTTCCCAAAGTATGTCAGCCGAGTAGCACATCCTCCGTTTCCCAGTCGATAAACGCAAACATGGTTCTGAATGCTGGCCTCTCCATGGCGCAGTTTGTTCCCAGTGTCCACCTTCCAGAGCAGTCGGTCATTATGCCTCCTCACAGTGTGACGCAGTCTCAGGTCGTCCCCTTAGGGCACCTTTCTCAGGGTGAAGTCAGAATGAACTCCCCGTCAGTACCGGGTATCCCGTACGGCATACGGCCTGAGGCTCATCACGCCTCCACACGAGCTGTCCTCCAATCTCAGATGGAACTCCGCTCGCAGCGCTCCAACACACCACAGTCATCGGTCATCAGGGACTTGTGTATGCCTCAGATCTCCAATCAGCACCAACCAGATGAAGAGTTGCTCCATTATCACGGGATTAGACGAGGGTCTGGTCCCCTGCAGCCTGATGTCCTGGTGATGCAGCCAGACTACAGAATGCATCCTGGAAGTTTAAGACTGGACCAATACAATGTACCCCAGGAGATGCTGCTGCGAGACGTACGGATGATGTACCCTCCTCTCACAGCGGTTGGTGATGTCCACAATGAATCCAGACAGGCCAGGACCCCAGACGGATCGGTTAAAACTCCTCCAGCCAGTAAAACCCCTCAGCCAGCTAAAGAGGCCCCGAAACCATCCGAGGTGAAAATGGCCAAGTCGCCGCACAGCGAAGCTCGATTGATCAATGTCCCCCCTGGATTACCCATGTCTCAGTCTGTAATGGTTTCCCATGGTGTTCAGCTTATGCACCAGGTCCCCAGTTCCTTCCACGACTACCCACGCGTGTATCAAGATCTTCGCAACTTCCACCCTTCTCACCTCGGTGGAATAAACCCGCAGTTTGGTGGAATAAACTTGCCTTCGCGCAGTATGACTCCTCAGGTAAGTACAACGAGTTTATTTTTTCCCACAAAGCTATATGTGTTTGGGAGTTATTCTTATCCGTGGTACTTTATTAATGAAGGAATATTCCTGAAGAGCAATGCTTAACAAGTCTATATTCATTCATTCTGATGCCATTGTATCCCATAAACTAAACACAGGCAGCCAAACATGCGGGGCTTTGTCATATGTCCGTTTGTAGAGGCAGCATCAATCACATGGTACAGTTTATTACTTTGTATTCTAGAACCGTAACATCCATTTGGCATGTTCCAGTTGATGAATGAGCAATCCACATtgtttctgcactctttcttGACAGCcctgcagcagtctgaagaagggtttaaacgcaaaatgtcatccatccattcccctccacagatggtgtctgacccacttagttcctccagcactttgctcaagtttccagcatctgcagttcattatgtCTCAATTCTTTTTTTCGCCCTATTTTGAAGTCCAGTTCCACCATTATATTGGCCAATGCATTCTGGATCTTTGCAATTTTCAAAAGGAAATCTCTGACTTAAATAGGTGTCTTCTGGTTTCTCACCCTTCTGCTCCGGAGGACTTTTTTCTTTATTTGCTCTCTCAAACCTATTCATGGGTTAGCATTGTAGTAGTCCCCCGAGTCTCAGGGTTTTTTTCAGCTAAGTCTCAACACCCCTTCAACCAAGTTTTGGGTGACCGAACCTAATTATCTCCTCATGTGGCTTATTGTTTGATAACACTGCTGTGAATTGCCTTGTGGTGTTTTGCCAAGTTAGACATGATGCATGTTGTTTATAGCATCAACAATcctttatttttggaaataattCCTAATCAGGTTGCCGGCTTCAAAGATTTGtttccatacacccccccccccacccatttttcccagCATGTAAAGACATTGAATAGGACCTTTCACATTCTATGGACATCACAAATCTCTGTTTAATAACATTCAAAAAGAGTGCAGTGTAATGACTATTGTACTGTCAGCAGCCTAGTTGTGGTAAGGTGGGTCTAAATGAGCTATAAAATAATATCCACATAATTTGTATTTGATTATTGGCTGGGATCCAGGGTAATTACCTCTTCAAATAATGTAGTGAGATCTCCTGTTGCGAGAGAAAGATGAGCCTTAATTTAGTGTCTCGTCCAGAAGTCTAATTTTAACAGAGCAGCAGCTCTTACTCAGTTTTGTATTAGTGTTAGTCACGGTTATATGTTCAAGACTCAGAAGTGGAACTtaaacctggatagagtggatgtggagaggatgtttccactagtgggagagtctaggaccagagggcacagactcagaataaaaggacgttcatttaggaaggctgtgtaggccaagccaatggatatttttaaggcagaaatagatagattcttgattagtacgggtgtcaggggttatagggagaaggcaggagaatggggttaagagggaaaggtagatcagccatgattgaatggcctaattctgctcctatcacttatgaacatgaaccttGACCTACAAGGGTGCTGCTACGGAATGAAAGATGATACGCAAATATTTATGACTAGACGTCTGTTATAACACAATGCAAGAAAATTAAGATTTTTATAATTAatgtacaggtagttctgctatcaaGCAATAGTTGTGTTCCAAGAACCCATGTATTGTAGAAAAATGTGTTATTACAACA
Proteins encoded in this window:
- the spen gene encoding msx2-interacting protein isoform X10; translation: MVRETRHLWVGNLPENVREDKIIEHFKRYGRVESVKILPKRGSEGGVAAFVDFVDIKSAQKAHNSVNKMGDRDLRTDYNEPGTIPSAARGLDDTVPIGTRTREVSGFRGGGGGPTYGPPPSLHGREGRYERRLDGSDSSSSSSDESPARSVQSAAVPAPPVQLPTPVEKDEPRKSYGIKVQNLPVRSTDTSLKDGLFHEFKKYGKVTSVQIHGASEERYGLVFFRQQEDQEKAMNASKGKLFFGMQIEVTAWTGPGPLAETESENEFRPLDDRIDEFHPKATRTLFIGNLEKTTTYGDLRNIFERFGEIVDIDIKKVNGVPQYAFLQYCDIASVCKAIKKMDGEYLGNNRLKVRKEKYSHLLIRNIHLSGIHSEILLGFGKSMPTNCVWLDGLSSNITEQYLSRHFCRYGPVLKIVLDRQKGMALVLYDEIECAQTAVQETKGRKIGGNRIKVDFANRESQLAFYRSMEVSGQDIRDLYEIFAERSREDRRGSYHEYPTDRAYFDAVRGPAATFPEDPRRDYRARSRDFYAEWDPYQGDYYDPRYYEDPREYRDYRDPYEQDIREYSYRQRERERERERYESDRERDHERRTCERSQSPTHSRRAQSCSASPTQSERHQSDSMDSERRIYSRSSDRSGSCSSLSPPRYDKVEKTDKVRPERYDKNEKEKDRVFEPERVDKRTQRKEKVEKLEKAKKIDKPEVEKPEKKEKTEKLRLRKVKPPTPSSPSSETDQEIDRDPNPDGQKGKTKQGKEKAEKDGASKNRLDLIPCVVLTRVKERETKVIEPLIVEKSRGKPENDVVKSPPAEQHKVQLTRLDQTKTELTKVEPIRPKMLKEKLLASQIEIVEKEVKIKHKKNLKPEPCVDAPNVMDIDKLEARKRRFADPTLRTDRQKLEVKRSSQEEEELRQGLKKQPELAPWREVGKEGDVDRRPVRKESLKREHRKIKQEKLIPAFSPREGQESATVSVGIGLRPGVDVQSRISEPSEDLVDVQEVGVKKVNTPKPLLKGVLQQLLPHLDEISGEGDMKRDERKRKYSGTEDANDHKSTHEKSQTAEAEEKLGIDIDYTQSYRKQMEQNRKLKQQQEMEMAKSEKFNSPRKDNPDEFDRRSLVHEVGKPPQDVTDDSPPVKRKKTDQFDFEISMKRERNYRSSRQQSEDSEKTVFSPGFRHILSYQDEDDNSDSPHQTLPHQTLPHQTLPPKEPKVSPKPDYTIQVPVKEESLKCNSYESNKREQILDLSRIKIASQSSEEETARWETRLKLEASRSDVSFPSSVIKRDGIRKRSVRELEPGEVPSDSDEDNEHKSHSPKASTSFESSRLPLFLRNREDDRISDLKLSSSLERNKFYSFALDKTITPDTKALLERAKSLSSSREENWSFLDRDSRFANFRKDKDKEKVESAPRPIPSWYMKKKKIRTDSDGKMDEKKEEHKEDEQERQELFASRFLHSSIFEQDSKRLQHLERKEDDLDVISGKFFGRQGSVDGSNSSLELIQEPVVLFHSRFIELTRMQQKEKEKDQKPKELERREVEKEVQPKTPDSAPESEVVNTMPFFRALIPQPPPVVPQPVLLEQREATLNKVVHEASLVENVNSSSAADALKYVVSVSPCEEAEPAVNKQLDANVTSSFAATEEEISIGEHPSYLNTKPPTPGGADPQNCRNPETEVLELGSDSTKTSKKEVASDEHKGDKNSSVTVQLDVNQQEEHLEVQPQISDNEADTEPSVGIKEKRSSQTKRTKTTLQAVTATIPEKPVTRKSERIDREKLKRSSSPRADTQKLQEQKLEIERVSKNTAKSPSSAPESETLEPSLPLGRTRRRNVRSVYATIDDGPNLMKDSTDTSRSTRKRGDKELQEPSNVQTPPRRGRPPKSRRRPGDENPCFKAEPVKQEAEETETKDSIENAKPVEGWKSPRSQKAAQSHPLPPSPAFSSHVGKKAIKTESRTSEICVDHRDDVTETLAEQGSNKNIVKHSPEEREVAVDKKTVDKNDIALENCPSDKNPGEVVEKGCLEKGSKSKCGRGRNSKDNEDKISLRNLEIRLSTEELNVVKSDTETTGTVKKDAQKDDDQSPKLIKEEIKNPFSEPPKSPDKDSPRRSCSPEAVQRAKQMELERAVENIAKLTEIPTVHPYKEATNEPDVRPEEEVEKPAHQASETELAAAIDSIIADESAEPDNFPSAPRYSADQTVAGIAEDPTVVPTPPDATQPETDQAAANIPESNNNVGASGRLLAKAPPTNRPVSTNPSSDRGVSKAPSSGQSVSKSAASAETLTPKVPPSIERNVSEVPSSTDVISKAPTSTNSVVTKVPAVVGSTSTESVISKASASQETVISKVPVTEELLSKSTVLSKSTITVESVISKAPVSVESVISKAPASVESVISKAPTSVENVVSKTPVGTVSVVSPALPSDGLASKSSAVDSQSAVSVSSVSRSALLTTLAEAKDADVCLQQPENISQKTENPPKPEPAEVHRTPSRRGRSKPRLSRRSRRGSTGRKGELADGNISEPEPAPVSADVKQSTVTAETSLEKPTKILVEALCIPKSESDTLARLEECKPDEMKITTANKESVTEAISPQDPQHCSYNEDNKSATYFKLKQHNDHTAEAQPKPSMPRVAINALPATTTAKISVTPAPILGSVHASSGAVPDWISRHEGPRSCSTPPPAAPPPDTKASDLDTNSSTLRKILMEPKYVSASGVPTTFVTTAINEPLTSVRSEESFPSAECNKLVLDEKPALPPSTTAGQQLTEVLTFNEKEKHVGSLISPKVTSVISRMPPSIDHEEMAKVSMNSRGPVNLPSQLPSLPNMTLTKQKYRSSLTENSRYKLGTYIAEESRPVENIPLNQGSSPGLRVNTSEGVVVLSYSGQKTEGPQRISAPISQIPPASAVDIEFQQSVSKSQAKQEAVSQSQAVTKVSQTPSGYSNVIGTHSSSMHTGHGGAPLYNTSPVISSIKQEHQILEKSESSLHSQPAAVKIVYNLMPNIITANKKGGEAVVPKIEPGKVSQQSTLSPGISTHHAALPCKMQSDTNHISSGRGTPTERTLSLPLSIKQEPHSPHTSVHSPSSFPKVCQPSSTSSVSQSINANMVLNAGLSMAQFVPSVHLPEQSVIMPPHSVTQSQVVPLGHLSQGEVRMNSPSVPGIPYGIRPEAHHASTRAVLQSQMELRSQRSNTPQSSVIRDLCMPQISNQHQPDEELLHYHGIRRGSGPLQPDVLVMQPDYRMHPGSLRLDQYNVPQEMLLRDVRMMYPPLTAVGDVHNESRQARTPDGSVKTPPASKTPQPAKEAPKPSEVKMAKSPHSEARLINVPPGLPMSQSVMVSHGVQLMHQVPSSFHDYPRVYQDLRNFHPSHLGGINPQFGGINLPSRSMTPQGISEGEHVHPGVRSKTPQISQESRLSGQVELHSPHMQHLQRERVQPEPNPTSYPSPTGVSLPIKHELSSPHQTLTPKQPSFISTQSSAPGAAPSPVISRTDHQTTAKPEPLASSCSQRPVDMVQLLTKYPIVWQGLLALKNDTAAVQLHFVSGNNVLAHRSLPASEGGPPLRIAQRMRLEATQLEGVARRMTVETDYCLLLALPCGRDQEDVVSQTESLKAGFISYLQLKQAAGIINVPNPGSNQPAYVLQIFPPCEFSESHLSRLAPDLLASISNISPHLMIVIASV